Part of the Vicinamibacteria bacterium genome, GCGCGCGTAGAGGTCGACGAACTTGTCCTCGATCACGATCGACTCCCTCTTTGAGAGCACCACGCGGCGACGGGCTTTCTCGTCGGTCGACAAGAGCACATCGCGCCGAACGTTTTCGATCACGTTTCAACAAGGGCTGACTTGCATACACATATGAGAGCGAGGAGCGCGCACTTTGCACATGTCTTCAATCCCTTGGACGAGCCAGTCCTCCGCTTTCTGTGTTCATGACCGTCACTGGGCGCACCCGCCATCGAAATTTATCGACTTCGTTTGGTCACGCAAACTCGACTCTGTCGATTAAGGAGCTGAAAAAGTCTTCGGACCAAATCTCAACGGTCGATTGGTCCAAAACGAAGGGTAGTACCTCTTCACGAGCTCGCTCGATGTCGACGTTTTTCGCTGCTTCGCGGACCATTTCCTGGAAGGCGTGGCCGTCAAGGGGCCGTTCCGACGTGTAATCGCCGGACTGGCGCATCCTCTGCTCCAAATGGCTCAGGTGCAGGCGCGGATAGTTGGATACATACCAGACGAAGTCATACCAGTCCCGCCCTTTTACCCGGTTGCGCCATCGGCGACAGAGGAGTGCATGCATTTTCCCAGCAAACAGGTCGGGCAGGGTGTAGACTCGAACCGCAAACGGGACCGGTTGCAGGATCGGTTTAGATTCGATTTCGAACCCACCCGGAGGATCCACGTCCACCTCGAGCCGGATCTTGAGCTTCTGGTCGGACTGAAGGCTAGCGAGCAGTTTACGATCCGCTTCGATGAGAACCATCTGTTTCAAGGTGTTCGTCTTGATGAACGCGGATTCGATGGCGCTCTCCTGACTTTTTTGTACCGGCGCGAACGACACTTCGAATCCGAATCCCGCCAACTCCCGTTCCAGGGAGGAGCCGTACTTGCTGAGAGAAAAATCAGCATCGGGCGCAAGCAAGGAAAAATCGAGGTCATCGGAATAACGATC contains:
- a CDS encoding nucleotidyl transferase AbiEii/AbiGii toxin family protein, which codes for MNPAILRMLQRYSRDTIEENVAALREILQQLALLGLWRSKFFEQAVFYGGTALRMLYGLDRYSDDLDFSLLAPDADFSLSKYGSSLERELAGFGFEVSFAPVQKSQESAIESAFIKTNTLKQMVLIEADRKLLASLQSDQKLKIRLEVDVDPPGGFEIESKPILQPVPFAVRVYTLPDLFAGKMHALLCRRWRNRVKGRDWYDFVWYVSNYPRLHLSHLEQRMRQSGDYTSERPLDGHAFQEMVREAAKNVDIERAREEVLPFVLDQSTVEIWSEDFFSSLIDRVEFA